The following coding sequences are from one Nicotiana tabacum cultivar K326 chromosome 1, ASM71507v2, whole genome shotgun sequence window:
- the LOC107826707 gene encoding protein DETOXIFICATION 51-like, whose protein sequence is MCNSNTTHNFTTISKIDQKPSISSQKSTQTHLFIDLLSLPQENPKQIHEKITASQIIQESREVFKLAFPIALTALTFYSRSILSMLFLGHLGDTELAAGSLAIAFANITGYSVLSGLALGMEPLCSQAFGAQRPKLLSLTLQRSVVFLLSCCLPITFLWVNISHILLYLHQDPNITRLAHTYLVFSLPDLITNSLFHPIRIYLRAQGITYPLTLASLAGTVLHLPLNYLLVSLLQLGVAGVAIASATSNVAALVALVFYVVHDKPTWTKPSLECLTGWMPLVRLAAPSCVSVCLEWWWYEIMILLCGLLVDPKATVASMGILIQTTAFLYVFPSSLSFAVSTRVGNELGANRPDKARLSATVSIFLAGLMGLSAMVFATTMRNSWAKMFTYDVRIIELTSTVLPILGLCELGNCPQTVGCGVVRGTARPTTAANVNLGAFYLVGMPVAVGLGFWIGLGFVGLWVGLLAAQVCCAGLMLYVVGTTNWDCQAMRAKVLTCTGCGGNPVLPDSNYVDKEPLICVMVTSSNADT, encoded by the coding sequence ATGTGCAATTCAAACACCACTCATAACTTCACCACTATCTCTAAGATTGATCAAAAACCATCAATATCATCACAAAAATCTACTCAAACCCACTTATTCATTGATCTTTTATCACTACCCCAAGAAAATCCCAAACAAATTCATGAAAAAATAACAGCATCACAAATCATCCAAGAAAGCAGAGAAGTTTTCAAGCTTGCTTTCCCTATAGCACTCACTGCCTTAACCTTTTACTCTCGCTCCATTCTTTCTATGCTTTTTCTTGGCCATCTCGGTGATACTGAGTTAGCCGCTGGTTCTTTAGCTATTGCATTTGCTAATATTACTGGTTATTCAGTACTCTCTGGTCTTGCTTTAGGTATGGAACCTCTTTGTTCTCAAGCTTTTGGTGCTCAACGTCCTAAGCTTTTGTCTTTAACTCTACAAAGGTCCGTTGTTTTCCTTCTCTCTTGTTGTTTGCCCATTACATTCCTTTGGGTCAACATTTCccatattttactttatttacacCAAGACCCCAATATCACCCGTTTAGCTCATACTTATCTTGTTTTTTCACTCCCTGATCTTATTACTAATTCCCTTTTTCACCCTATACGTATTTACCTTCGAGCTCAAGGTATTACGTACCCGCTCACGTTAGCTTCCTTAGCGGGCACAGTTTTACATTTGCCGCTTAATTATTTGCTTGTCTCTTTGCTTCAACTCGGTGTAGCAGGCGTTGCGATTGCCTCCGCCACGTCGAACGTGGCGGCGCTTGTTGCACTTGTTTTTTACGTCGTACACGACAAGCCGACATGGACCAAACCTAGCCTTGAGTGCTTGACCGGGTGGATGCCGCTGGTTCGATTAGCCGCACCGAGTTGTGTTTCGGTTTGCCTAGAGTGGTGGTGGTACGAGATCATGATATTGTTGTGTGGACTACTTGTGGACCCCAAAGCCACCGTGGCATCCATGGGTATTTTGATCCAAACCACCGCTTTCCTCTATGTATTTCCCTCTTCTCTTAGTTTCGCGGTGTCCACTCGGGTCGGTAATGAACTTGGTGCAAACCGACCCGACAAGGCCCGACTATCTGCTACGGTGTCAATCTTCTTAGCGGGTTTGATGGGCTTATCAGCTATGGTTTTTGCAACTACAATGAGAAATTCATGGGCTAAAATGTTTACTTACGATGTACGGATTATAGAATTGACGTCGACGGTTTTACCCATACTAGGATTGTGCGAGCTCGGTAACTGTCCGCAAACCGTAGGATGCGGAGTTGTGCGGGGGACTGCGCGGCCAACCACGGCGGCGAATGTGAACCTTGGTGCATTCTATCTAGTGGGAATGCCGGTGGCGGTTGGGCTTGGATTCTGGATAGGATTGGGTTTTGTTGGACTTTGGGTCGGGTTACTTGCGGCCCAGGTTTGCTGTGCTGGGCTGATGTTGTATGTGGTAGGGACCACCAACTGGGATTGTCAAGCTATGAGAGCAAAGGTGCTCACGTGCACCGGATGTGGTGGCAATCCTGTGCTTCCTGATTCTAACTATGTTGATAAGGAGCCGTTGATTTGTGTGATGGTGACCTCATCAAACGCGGATACATAG
- the LOC107826706 gene encoding putative caffeoyl-CoA O-methyltransferase At4g26220 — translation MAYVGAPNFAATNAIYTKQSLRRINGISQPKKLLFSPLPNYKMLRMTMNLQSKASDKDEGSPWDDKGLLQSEELYQYVLETSVYPREPEFLKEIRTITANHPEFYMGAQPDSGQLIAMLLNLINAKRTIEIGVFTGYSVLLTALTIPDDGKIIAIDPDRQSYELGLPVIQKAGVEHKIDFKDSPALPVLDKLLEDNENKDSFDFAFVDADKTNYGNYHERLMQLVKVGGVIVYDNTLWYGTLVIPEEKVDELMRTERKYFLELNRFLAADTRIQISQVTVGDGMTICRRLF, via the exons ATGGCGTATGTTGGAGCTCCTAACTTTGCTGCTACAAATGCGATTTATACAAAACAATCATTGCGGCGGATTAATGGAATTTCGCAACCCAAAAAGCTGCTATTTTCGCCTCTCCCTAACTATAAAATGCTGAGGATGACGATGAATCTGCAATCTAAGGCTTCTGATAAG GATGAAGGTTCACCATGGGACGATAAGGGGTTATTGCAGAGTGAAGAATTGTATCAG TATGTTTTGGAGACTAGTGTTTATCCACGAGAACCAGAGTTTCTCAAAGAGATCAGGACTATAACAGCAAATCATCCAGA GTTTTATATGGGAGCACAACCGGATTCAGGTCAACTTATAGCCATGCTCTTGAATCTAATAAATGCCAAAAGGACTATTGAAATCGGCGTCTTCACTGGATATTCTGTGCTTCTCACTGCTCTTACAATTCCTGATGATGGCAAG ATTATAGCAATAGATCCAGATCGACAGTCTTATGAATTGGGACTACCAGTCATCCAAAAAGCTGGAGTTGAACATAAAATCGATTTCAAAGATTCTCCAGCTTTACCTGTTCTTGACAAACTCCTGGAAGAT AACGAAAACAAAGATAGTTTTGACTTTGCATTTGTTGATGCGGATAAAACTAATTATGGAAACTATCACGAGAGACTAATGCAGTTGGTGAAAGTTGGAGGTGTGATAGTGTATGATAACACACTATGGTATGGAACACTTGTAATACCAGAAGAAAAGGTTGATGAGTTGATGAGAACAGAAAGGAAATACTTTCTAGAGTTAAACAGATTCCTTGCTGCTGATACTCGCATTCAAATTTCTCAAGTTACTGTAGGTGATGGAATGACCATCTGCAGGAGACTATTTTGA